A region of Bacillota bacterium DNA encodes the following proteins:
- a CDS encoding DUF4258 domain-containing protein — MGERAITEEDIEKCGLEGQVLEEQDHEGDVKLLVQGIDSEGEFFYMVVALAYPRPVIVTVCRFREEAWEDLGSTKKRKR, encoded by the coding sequence ATGGGCGAAAGGGCTATAACTGAAGAAGATATAGAAAAATGCGGCCTGGAGGGACAGGTCCTTGAGGAGCAAGATCATGAAGGGGATGTCAAGCTTCTTGTGCAGGGAATTGATAGTGAAGGCGAGTTCTTCTATATGGTGGTTGCCTTAGCTTATCCGCGCCCAGTTATAGTCACTGTCTGTCGTTTCCGAGAGGAAGCATGGGAGGACTTGGGCTCCACCAAAAAGAGAAAACGCTAG
- a CDS encoding helix-turn-helix domain-containing protein, translated as MKCYVCGGEMRRTKKDVEANWKGRQVVFRGMEPWVCQSCGEEVYEPDDVRLMQSLIRGTMSLEDYPQIMNVEEVADLLRVSSQTVYNLARAGKLPAVKVGREWRFDREKVLEALSRNTSKEDAPTGEKTVGLAARGGSPKGISERDQEIIRKHLAEMSLG; from the coding sequence ATGAAATGCTATGTGTGCGGCGGGGAAATGAGGCGGACAAAGAAAGATGTGGAGGCAAACTGGAAGGGGCGACAGGTAGTCTTTCGTGGTATGGAGCCCTGGGTGTGTCAATCATGCGGTGAGGAGGTATATGAGCCAGATGATGTCCGGCTTATGCAGAGCCTTATCCGCGGCACTATGTCCCTCGAAGATTATCCTCAGATTATGAATGTTGAGGAGGTAGCCGACCTTCTGCGAGTAAGTAGTCAAACCGTTTATAATCTGGCTCGCGCTGGGAAGCTGCCAGCAGTTAAGGTAGGGCGTGAGTGGAGATTCGACCGCGAAAAGGTCCTGGAGGCGCTTAGCCGTAATACCTCTAAGGAGGATGCACCAACCGGAGAAAAAACGGTAGGGCTAGCCGCCCGGGGTGGTAGCCCCAAGGGCATTTCAGAAAGGGACCAGGAGATAATCAGAAAACATCTAGCAGAAATGAGTCTGGGTTAA
- a CDS encoding ImmA/IrrE family metallo-endopeptidase: MALSPSQYARNLRFELKLSGPVDVMAVAKRLDIMVFEEDLSGFEGCLLRANGNVRILVSSSVSYQTRKHFTIAHEFGHFYMPHHQRDIFSCKAEDIASYQGNAEQENEANEFAAEFLLPANEIEGHLRSSPDMAIIRELSEKYGTSLTATAIQVVKTTSEPVTVVLSELGEVRWFVRSKSFPFHIRRGRLHEWTYASDYFSGKELPEAAQDVLAIAWCDGVPRDRLIIEESVAFGHLGMVMSILRIPVDETILEEE, encoded by the coding sequence GTGGCTCTATCTCCTTCCCAATATGCCAGGAATCTCCGGTTCGAGCTTAAACTGTCTGGCCCTGTTGATGTTATGGCCGTGGCGAAAAGGCTTGACATCATGGTATTTGAAGAAGATCTCAGCGGTTTTGAGGGTTGCCTACTTCGGGCCAACGGGAACGTCCGAATTCTGGTGAGTTCCTCAGTTTCCTATCAAACCCGCAAGCATTTCACTATAGCTCACGAGTTCGGCCATTTCTATATGCCCCATCACCAGAGGGACATATTCTCATGTAAAGCCGAGGATATTGCCTCTTACCAAGGTAATGCGGAACAAGAGAACGAGGCTAATGAGTTCGCTGCCGAATTCCTTTTGCCGGCGAATGAAATCGAAGGGCACCTGAGATCGAGCCCAGATATGGCCATAATCCGCGAACTCAGTGAAAAATATGGTACTTCCCTGACGGCAACAGCGATACAGGTTGTGAAGACTACCTCTGAGCCTGTAACAGTGGTTCTTTCGGAATTAGGCGAGGTAAGATGGTTTGTGCGCTCTAAGAGCTTCCCGTTTCACATCAGGAGGGGCCGGCTTCACGAATGGACCTATGCATCCGATTATTTTAGCGGTAAAGAGCTCCCTGAAGCAGCACAAGATGTATTGGCGATCGCCTGGTGTGATGGTGTTCCACGAGATAGACTGATCATTGAGGAATCAGTTGCCTTTGGTCATCTGGGAATGGTAATGAGCATACTTCGAATTCCTGTAGATGAAACCATACTCGAAGAGGAATAG
- a CDS encoding ATP-binding protein: MDTVHESADSSAGAARSQDLIDPGGVFGRCISMDLWKNNLDVFREQNPWWVSGAVPVDLVGSVRRLYYDHIAEHLATQREVLLLEGPRRVGKTTLIYQAIAHLLASATPPSRILYVSVDDPYLNRGTLFKDIQDYFEHFAAKRDLRGAEGTFYVFLDEVTALDDWELYVKRYYDLKYPLRFVCTSSAAAFLKKRSRESLAGRISAVQVYPFCLSEAASLRGMGSKLAEAHALIRETWASFYKHLDVTRLHAGLQEVEKEFGTLLLDELPLRLYLLEGGFPEYILAKSPRYKDHYFLESVVDRTLFHDIGPVFGATDLHLLQRLFLYANNQSGALLNVSEASRNLGAPYSTVAGYLRSLSSAGLLYLLSKFATSVEAEARSIERVYAIDPGLYLSLARVEPTDLDQTGGWGRLAEICVFGEFKRHDLRDIRYWRDREREVDFVVDCAGALLAIDVKFRDDPLDPRGLRGLEQFTRRFSPAVRIIVSKDTHRLCDDRTLVVPLRLFLG, encoded by the coding sequence GTGGATACTGTTCATGAGAGTGCAGATTCTAGCGCTGGGGCCGCGCGTTCCCAGGACTTGATTGATCCCGGTGGTGTGTTCGGGAGGTGTATCTCAATGGACCTCTGGAAGAATAATCTCGATGTTTTCCGCGAGCAGAACCCATGGTGGGTGTCGGGAGCGGTTCCTGTTGACCTGGTCGGGTCCGTCCGCAGGTTGTACTATGACCATATCGCAGAGCACCTCGCCACCCAGCGGGAAGTCCTCCTTCTCGAGGGTCCCCGCCGTGTCGGTAAAACCACCCTCATCTACCAGGCAATCGCCCATCTTCTGGCGTCCGCAACACCGCCCAGCCGCATCCTGTATGTGTCCGTAGACGACCCATATCTCAACAGGGGGACTCTTTTCAAGGACATACAAGACTACTTCGAGCACTTCGCGGCGAAGCGGGACCTCCGTGGCGCTGAGGGAACATTCTACGTGTTCCTTGACGAGGTGACAGCCCTGGATGACTGGGAGCTTTATGTAAAGCGCTACTATGACCTGAAGTATCCACTCCGGTTCGTGTGCACGAGCTCGGCTGCGGCGTTCTTGAAAAAGCGCTCACGCGAGAGTCTGGCCGGACGGATATCCGCGGTCCAGGTCTATCCATTCTGCCTGTCTGAGGCCGCCAGTCTGAGGGGAATGGGGTCGAAGCTTGCTGAGGCACATGCATTGATTCGCGAGACCTGGGCGTCGTTTTACAAGCACCTTGATGTAACGCGACTCCATGCCGGACTGCAAGAGGTGGAGAAGGAGTTTGGGACGCTCCTTTTGGATGAGCTGCCGCTGAGGCTCTACCTCCTTGAGGGTGGCTTTCCCGAGTATATACTTGCCAAGTCGCCACGCTACAAGGACCATTACTTCCTGGAGAGTGTTGTGGACAGGACGCTCTTTCATGATATCGGGCCGGTTTTTGGCGCGACGGACTTGCACCTCCTGCAAAGGCTGTTTTTATATGCCAACAACCAGAGCGGCGCCCTCCTGAACGTTTCAGAGGCATCCAGGAACCTGGGAGCACCGTATTCGACAGTAGCCGGCTACCTTCGCTCCTTAAGCTCGGCTGGGCTGCTGTATCTTCTGTCGAAATTCGCAACCTCTGTGGAGGCTGAAGCGCGGTCCATCGAGCGCGTATACGCCATTGACCCGGGGCTTTACCTTTCACTCGCGCGCGTCGAGCCGACCGATCTGGACCAGACGGGTGGGTGGGGACGCCTCGCAGAGATCTGCGTGTTTGGCGAATTCAAGCGTCATGATCTGCGAGACATTCGTTATTGGAGGGACCGGGAGCGCGAGGTTGACTTCGTCGTGGATTGCGCTGGCGCCCTGCTGGCTATTGACGTGAAGTTCAGGGACGATCCCCTCGACCCACGCGGACTTCGCGGTCTCGAACAATTTACCCGCAGGTTCTCGCCGGCAGTCCGTATCATTGTGAGCAAGGATACGCACCGTCTTTGCGATGACCGGACGCTCGTGGTGCCGCTGCGACTTTTCCTGGGCTAG
- a CDS encoding DUF4351 domain-containing protein → MLRYAIEIRDAQGDFPYQVLLYLGDRPTNMESCIMCKRGDFGGIDYSHRLVDIGLLTRESLKSAGVPELYGLLPLAERSTRMKESEGFLKDCVNDIVSSPISVEAKQQILVRAEILAGLTFDGETIERIFREVETMFDIERSAGYQRILKKGIEQGKIEGKIEGKIEGKKELAIDVAMKLLRRKFKRIPSGYLERIKSQELSTLERITENIFDIEKPEDLDRYLS, encoded by the coding sequence ATGCTGAGGTATGCGATAGAGATCCGTGATGCCCAGGGGGATTTCCCATATCAGGTTCTCCTTTACCTGGGTGATCGTCCAACCAATATGGAAAGCTGTATTATGTGCAAACGGGGAGATTTTGGAGGGATCGATTACTCACATAGACTGGTGGATATTGGTTTACTCACACGGGAATCACTCAAGTCAGCGGGGGTACCTGAATTATATGGGCTCTTGCCTCTTGCAGAAAGATCGACTCGGATGAAGGAGTCAGAGGGTTTTCTGAAGGATTGTGTAAATGATATTGTTAGCAGCCCTATAAGTGTTGAGGCAAAACAACAGATTCTTGTTCGAGCAGAGATTTTGGCAGGGTTAACGTTTGATGGGGAGACCATTGAGAGGATTTTCAGGGAGGTGGAGACTATGTTCGACATCGAGCGGTCGGCTGGGTACCAGCGGATTCTCAAAAAAGGCATCGAGCAGGGCAAGATAGAGGGCAAAATAGAAGGCAAGATAGAAGGCAAGAAGGAGTTGGCGATAGATGTAGCGATGAAACTGCTCAGGAGGAAATTCAAGCGGATTCCTTCTGGATATCTTGAGAGGATTAAATCTCAGGAATTATCCACTCTTGAGAGGATCACGGAAAACATATTCGACATCGAAAAGCCGGAAGACCTCGATCGGTATCTTTCGTAG
- the splB gene encoding spore photoproduct lyase, protein MSPFIPKLALIQRNALSYPLGNELMKRFEAGGIRTLVYEKRIPVSSHETFREGFLAAKRTIVVLVWQGREFQTCKPSAHYQLPLTSGCPGLCQYCYLNTNLGRRPYIKVYVNVDDILNRAGEYVDERRPETTIFEGAATSDPISVESWTGSIQKAVKFFAFLNDARFRFVTKYTDIDGLLGADHRGKTEIRFSINCESVIKRFETGAPRLRFRLEAAKKVLEAGYPLGFLIGPIFAFRGWREEYGRLLDTVKEYIPGDTPVTFELITHRFTTRSKGIIQQAYPGTEVPLDEKERRFKYGQFGYGKYVYPDDLMAELREFFHARIEKTFPQGTILYMV, encoded by the coding sequence ATGAGTCCTTTTATCCCGAAGCTGGCGTTAATTCAGAGAAATGCCCTTTCTTATCCTCTGGGAAACGAACTCATGAAGCGGTTCGAAGCCGGAGGGATAAGAACGCTGGTCTATGAAAAGAGGATCCCTGTATCCTCGCATGAAACATTCAGAGAGGGTTTCTTAGCGGCCAAACGGACAATAGTGGTACTAGTCTGGCAGGGACGGGAGTTTCAGACCTGCAAACCATCTGCCCATTACCAATTGCCATTGACCTCCGGGTGCCCTGGATTGTGCCAGTACTGCTATCTCAATACTAATCTTGGAAGAAGGCCCTATATTAAGGTCTATGTAAACGTCGACGATATCCTGAATCGGGCCGGGGAGTATGTAGATGAACGCCGACCAGAAACGACGATATTTGAAGGCGCTGCTACGTCGGACCCTATCTCTGTGGAAAGCTGGACGGGCTCCATACAAAAGGCAGTCAAATTCTTTGCTTTCCTGAATGATGCGAGGTTCCGGTTTGTAACTAAATATACCGATATCGACGGCCTGTTAGGCGCCGACCACAGAGGAAAAACCGAGATCAGGTTTAGCATCAACTGTGAATCCGTAATCAAGAGATTCGAAACCGGAGCGCCGCGGCTCCGATTCAGGCTGGAGGCGGCCAAGAAGGTACTAGAAGCGGGATACCCCCTCGGGTTCCTAATCGGGCCCATCTTTGCGTTTCGCGGGTGGCGCGAGGAATACGGAAGACTGCTGGATACAGTAAAGGAGTATATACCGGGCGATACCCCCGTTACTTTTGAACTCATAACTCACCGTTTCACCACAAGATCAAAGGGAATCATTCAGCAAGCATATCCCGGCACAGAGGTTCCGCTGGACGAAAAGGAACGCAGATTCAAGTACGGACAATTCGGGTATGGTAAATATGTCTATCCTGACGATTTAATGGCGGAGCTCCGGGAGTTCTTTCACGCCCGGATTGAAAAGACATTTCCGCAGGGCACCATACTCTATATGGTATAG
- a CDS encoding DUF4351 domain-containing protein — MPEQTGQKYDVTIKNLFSGSEEGLIEYFGGITLEDVRPLNVEFNRIEMKSSDLVVRGLSGNEPAICHMEFQTTDDPKMQVRMLRYATEIYDSYGDFPYQILLYLGSYPPHMKDNIACDRGNLGGLNYRYKIVDIGALTRESLKSAGIPEVYALLPLAERKTRREKPDEFLKECVDDIINSPMGLEEKQKTLVMAEIFAGLAFGKVIIERIFREVVDMFDIRQSAGYQLILEEGIEKGIEKGIEKGIEKGKREALSELTLRQLRKKFKKLPPEYLEKIKSQDVFTLETIAENIFEIEKLEDLDQYLS; from the coding sequence TTGCCGGAACAGACGGGACAGAAATACGATGTAACCATCAAGAATTTATTCTCAGGCAGCGAGGAAGGATTAATAGAATATTTTGGCGGGATAACTCTGGAGGATGTCCGGCCTCTCAATGTGGAGTTTAACCGGATCGAGATGAAGTCCTCTGACCTGGTCGTGAGGGGCTTAAGTGGAAATGAGCCTGCCATTTGTCATATGGAGTTTCAAACGACAGACGACCCAAAAATGCAGGTGAGGATGCTCCGGTATGCGACTGAAATCTATGACTCATACGGGGACTTCCCGTATCAGATTTTACTCTACCTTGGGTCTTATCCGCCCCATATGAAAGACAACATTGCGTGCGACCGGGGAAATCTCGGCGGGCTAAATTACCGGTATAAGATTGTGGATATTGGTGCACTAACCCGGGAATCTCTTAAATCTGCAGGCATACCAGAGGTATATGCGCTCTTGCCTTTGGCTGAAAGGAAGACTCGCAGGGAAAAGCCGGATGAGTTTTTGAAGGAATGTGTGGATGACATTATAAACAGTCCCATGGGGCTTGAGGAAAAACAGAAGACCCTGGTTATGGCGGAGATTTTCGCTGGGTTGGCATTTGGTAAGGTGATTATCGAGAGGATTTTCAGGGAGGTAGTGGATATGTTTGACATCAGACAATCTGCCGGATATCAATTGATCCTGGAAGAGGGTATAGAGAAAGGTATAGAGAAGGGTATAGAAAAGGGTATAGAGAAAGGCAAGAGGGAAGCTCTTTCTGAACTCACTTTGCGGCAGCTTCGTAAGAAGTTTAAGAAGCTTCCACCCGAATATCTTGAGAAAATCAAATCTCAGGATGTGTTTACCCTTGAGACGATTGCAGAGAACATATTCGAGATCGAGAAGCTAGAAGACCTCGACCAATACTTGTCTTGA
- a CDS encoding AbrB/MazE/SpoVT family DNA-binding domain-containing protein, whose product MEGTYVSSKGQVVIPKAVRDAAGLRVGTRLKVTLKEDGILLTPVRAETADVLYGRFRGQDLIADLEAEHRAEVRRDSEIGAPRKASGRSTNTKGARKP is encoded by the coding sequence GTGGAAGGCACGTACGTATCATCGAAGGGGCAGGTTGTCATACCAAAGGCGGTCAGAGATGCAGCGGGCCTTAGAGTCGGAACAAGACTCAAAGTTACTCTGAAAGAGGACGGGATATTGCTGACTCCCGTGCGTGCGGAGACTGCCGATGTCCTGTATGGCCGTTTTAGGGGCCAGGATTTAATTGCCGATCTGGAAGCTGAACATCGGGCTGAGGTTCGACGGGATTCCGAGATTGGGGCTCCGCGAAAGGCATCCGGAAGGTCGACCAACACAAAGGGGGCCCGAAAACCTTGA
- a CDS encoding type II toxin-antitoxin system VapC family toxin: MTLHRVTLDSWAILAWLQGEPSGSIVRDLLMWRMGHASASESLESIFQRAGGPPEVFLNIINLGEVFYILGRKLGERTAFETIRQVQAMPLEIVPADDKTVFDAARIKVRNRVSYADAFAIVTAKKKGAILLTGDPEMRDVADVKVHYMRGA; the protein is encoded by the coding sequence TTGACCCTACATCGAGTTACCCTTGATTCCTGGGCCATCCTGGCATGGCTCCAAGGTGAACCTTCAGGCAGCATAGTGAGAGACCTTTTGATGTGGCGCATGGGACATGCCTCAGCTAGTGAGTCCCTTGAATCCATATTCCAGCGGGCCGGTGGGCCTCCAGAGGTATTTCTCAATATCATAAACCTTGGAGAGGTGTTTTATATCCTGGGGAGAAAGCTCGGGGAGCGGACCGCTTTCGAAACAATACGGCAGGTTCAAGCTATGCCTTTAGAGATCGTTCCAGCCGATGATAAGACAGTCTTTGATGCTGCGCGCATAAAGGTCAGAAACCGTGTATCATATGCTGATGCATTCGCCATAGTTACCGCCAAAAAGAAGGGTGCCATACTTTTGACAGGTGATCCTGAAATGCGGGATGTGGCAGATGTCAAGGTTCATTATATGCGGGGAGCGTAA
- a CDS encoding DUF3006 domain-containing protein, with protein MLNLPRDILPEGARPGDVLSIIVRVDEAATKERTRRS; from the coding sequence ATGCTTAACCTCCCGCGGGATATTCTTCCCGAAGGGGCCAGGCCAGGCGATGTTCTATCTATTATCGTCAGAGTTGATGAGGCGGCGACAAAGGAGAGGACAAGGCGGTCATAG